A single region of the Theileria annulata chromosome 4, complete sequence, *** SEQUENCING IN PROGRESS *** genome encodes:
- a CDS encoding uncharacterized protein (Tap579b07.q1c.C.cand.44 - score = 32.50;~SMART 7 WD40 (SM00320) domains at aa 198-237, E()=5.26e-08; 240-279, E()=1.49e-07; 282-321, E()=1.96e-07; 324-363, E()=6.04e-08; 368-404, E()=4.02e-04; 407-448, E()=4.38e-05; 460-498, E()=1.79e-01), with product MSESSPIIRHPYSKFLKNNIYKSLNLFAGEYGSKPYNSTDSFTRKHIRSKILDEYISVSQYTPITNSSSQLIDRSKDKEALKPKIRKGKSALAEVIDSVVSELYALHQPKKLEHLDSDLGQTKYRLTDTNYLAISDTNSTTEKSAEGKELSVTPEEVKAETLKKYLKETVSKGHEIASLDINPKLERIRRGRPTWHAPWKLYRVIIGHHGWVHCVDVDISNEWFVTGSADRLIKIWDLASCELKLSLTGHINTVRDIKISSRSPYIFSCSEDNTVKCWDIEQNKVIRSYHGHLSGVYKLSLHPELDILFSGGRDAVVRVWDIRTKQAVHVLTGHSGTVMSLVSQSSEPQVISGSQDKTVRLWDLSMGKSIVTLTNHKKSIRAMSVHPTEYSFCSCASDNVKVWKCPEGQFIRNITGHNSILNCSAIKDDGDSSILVAGSNDGQLHFWDWNSGYKFQTLQSKVQKGSLESENGIFSLVFDKSESRLITAECDKTIKIYKQDETATEETHPIDYQPSKITRYY from the coding sequence ATGTCAGAATCCTCACCTATTATACGCCATCCGTACTCTaagtttttaaaaaataatatttataagtCTCTTAATTTGTTTGCTGGCGAATATGGTTCTAAGCCTTATAACTCAACAGATTCTTTCACGAGAAAACACATCCGTAGCAAAATTTTGGATGAATATATCTCAGTATCGCAATATACTCCCATAACAAACTCAAGCTCTCAACTAATTGACCGAAGTAAGGATAAGGAAGCTTTAAAGCCTAAGATTAGGAAGGGAAAGTCTGCCTTGGCGGAAGTGATTGATTCGGTAGTTTCAGAATTATATGCTTTGCATCAACCAAAGAAGTTGGAACACTTAGATTCTGACTTAGGTCAGACTAAATATAGACTGACAGATACTAATTATCTGGCGATTTCAGATACGAACTCAACAACGGAGAAATCAGCGGAAGGTAAGGAACTATCGGTTACTCCCGAGGAAGTCAAGGCTGAAACACTTAAAAAATACCTAAAAGAGACCGTTTCAAAGGGCCATGAGATAGCTAGCCTGGATATAAACCCTAAACTAGAACGAATAAGAAGAGGAAGACCCACTTGGCATGCACCATGGAAGTTATACAGAGTTATAATAGGTCATCACGGTTGGGTACACTGTGTTGATGTGGATATTTCAAATGAGTGGTTTGTTACAGGAAGCGCTGACCGCTTGATTAAGATTTGGGATCTTGCCTCATGCGAGTTGAAACTTTCCTTGACTGGCCACATAAACACAGTTCGGGATATCAAGATATCCAGTAGGAGCCCATATATATTCTCATGCAGTGAGGACAATACAGTTAAGTGTTGGGATATTGAGCAGAACAAAGTGATTAGAAGTTATCACGGCCATTTATCAGGAGTTTACAAACTAAGTTTACACCCAGAGTTGGATATACTATTCAGTGGTGGAAGAGACGCAGTGGTTCGGGTTTGGGACATAAGAACAAAGCAAGCCGTTCATGTATTAACAGGCCATTCTGGAACAGTAATGAGCCTTGTTAGTCAGTCATCAGAGCCCCAAGTTATTTCAGGCTCACAGGATAAAACAGTTCGACTCTGGGACCTATCCATGGGCAAGAGTATAGTGACACTTACAAACCATAAAAAGAGCATAAGAGCCATGTCAGTGCATCCAACTGAATACTCTTTTTGTTCATGCGCCTCAGATAATGTTAAGGTTTGGAAGTGTCCTGAGGGCCAATTTATCAGAAATATCACTGGACATAATAGTATTTTGAATTGTAGTGCTATAAAGGATGACGGAGACTCAAGTATCTTGGTTGCAGGAAGCAACGATGGACAATTACATTTCTGGGATTGGAATTCCGGTTACAAGTTCCAGACTCTTCAATCAAAAGTTCAAAAGGGTTCACTGGAAAGTGAAAATGGTATCTTTTCACTGGTCTTCGACAAGAGTGAGTCTAGACTCATAACAGCTGAATGTGACAAGACGATAAAGATATATAAGCAGGATGAAACTGCAACAGAGGAAACTCACCCAATTGACTACCAGCCGTCAAAGATTACTAGATACtattaa
- a CDS encoding uncharacterized protein (Tap579b07.q1c.cand.109 - score = 9.36;~SMART 4 transmembrane domains at 13-35, 40-62, 75-97 and 112-134;~4 probable transmembrane helices predicted for TA10590 by TMHMM2.0 at aa 13-35, 40-62, 75-97 and 112-134) produces MMSVKKIKVVSTIANLISIGLASCLFVFCYYLVASEKTKIGLIVVDTYFGSLAIAFALFSLYSILKEELSFLVALRTYYGISACFMVTISVVHTLIPIYSEFDDELYTTENMYYLAATAYILGFIQNIYSLYLCHSLIQHKRIELENEDFDTLGEGKSCSSLNITTDSKRLGVAV; encoded by the coding sequence ATGATGTCCGTTAAAAAGATCAAGGTTGTTAGCACCATAGCTAACTTAATTTCTATTGGACTAGCCTCATGTTTGTTTGTGTTTTGTTACTATCTTGTTGCAAGTGAAAAGACCAAGATAGGCTTAATAGTAGTTGATACATACTTTGGATCACTTGCAATAGCCTTCGCTTTGTTTAGCCTTTACtcaatattaaaagaaGAATTGTCGTTCCTGGTTGCATTGAGAACATATTATGGAATTTCTGCATGTTTTATGGTAACCATTTCGGTGGTGCACACCTTGATCCCAATCTATTCTGAATTTGATGACGAACTATATACCACTGAAAACATGTATTACTTAGCAGCGACAGCTTACATTCTTGGTTTTATCCAGAACATATACTCTTTATACCTTTGCCACTCCTTAATACAACACAAACGCATCGAACTCGAAAATGAAGACTTTGATACATTGGGCGAAGGCAAGTCATGTTCATCACTTAACATCACCACTGATTCCAAAAGACTAGGTGTAGCtgtataa
- a CDS encoding uncharacterized protein (Tap579b07.q1c.cand.108 - score = 45.19;~SMART 2 KH (SM00322) domains at aa 269-343, E()=8.52e-02; 362-433, E()=7.42e-01): MFKRSVSEDKRIFAKMNNTQKPSNNSNMTEQDPNREIQDFISEGISNIILSKAEYHGENLTPLSKETYNLNSKNIYYMNFSPKNDDTSTSALTHNDDYMELMVNADMSYMTTLTKNEVNGNDTNHVRTMDNQLLLFGDKLDNFESSLSYQFGIIDTIKNALGSNPNENYSDLTISSPDSGQMMISRPDFQDDKSEGISKNFCNELTYGEHIIYNKIDTLQKMIKNMVMTMHEKYNVDSNLKYDAFPRDSTNESNYDFTLAQLFSQKSPRRSFLKILASHGVIGSFFGSNGHRVQALQQEFSVNVSVTTKRIHFPGSNNKGVLLINGKLYNILKVLRPLYRAIQEEVIRLLIDESVRIEPSKIRLEIEVLIPESLRFTMDRNKHFKQIMDMTGANIRVIKQTYEDGPVQERVLVLFGSQNEVELALEKIALMIQDDTGFKHYTYMNYPELTIALNGNDRAIRYYQKKFEAENKCKKNSNVKI, encoded by the exons atgtTTAAACGGTCAGTTTCGGAAGATAAAAGAATTTTTGCGAAAATGAACAACACACAGAAGCCCTCGAATAACTCCAATATGACGGAACAg gACCCAAACAGGGAAATTCAAGACTTTATAAGTGAAGGAATTTCAAATA TCATTCTTTCAAAAGCGGAATACCATGGAGAAAATTTGACGCCTTTGAGTAAGGAAACGTACAACTTGAACTCGAAAA atatCTACTATATGAATTTCTCACCTAAGAATGATGATACAAGCACGTCTGCTCTGACTCACAACGATGACTACATGGAATTAATGGTAAACGCAGATATGTCATACATGACAACCCTCACAAAAAATGAAGTTAATGGAAACGATACGAACCACGTAAGGACCATGGATAACCAACTGTTACTCTTTGGAGACAAACTGGACAACTTTGAGTCTAGTCTGTCTTATCAGTTTGGGATCATTGACACCATAAAAAATGCTCTTGGATCGAACCCAAATGAAAACTACTCTGATCTCACAATCAGTAGTCCGGATAGTGGCCAAATGATGATAAGTAGGCCAG ATTTTCAAGACGACAAGTCCGAAGGAATTTCGAAAAACTTTTGTAATGAACTTACCTATGGTGAACATATCATCTACAATAAGATTGACACGCTCCAGAAAATGATTAAAAACATGGTAATGACCATGCACGAAAAGTATAATGTTGACTCCAACCTGAAGTACGATGCTTTCCCTAGGGATAGTACAAATGAGTCAAATTATGATTTTACATTGGCACAATTGTTCTCTCAAAAGAGTCCCAGGAGATCATTTTTGAAGATTCTGGCATCTCATGGAGTTATAGGATCTTTTTTCGGGTCTAACGGACACCGAGTTCAGGCTCTACAACAGGAATTTAGTGTAAACGTTTCCGTTACCACTAAAAGAATACACTTCCCAGGATCCAATAACAAGGGCGTTCTTCTCATCAACGGCAAACTctataatattcttaagGTTCTCAGGCCTCTCTACAGGGCTATTCAGGAGGAAGTTATAAGGCTTTTAATAGATGAATCTGTTAGAATCGAGCCATCTAAAATAAGGCTTGAAATTGAAGTTCTTATTCCGGAATCTCTCAGATTCACAATGGATCGGAACAAACACTTTAAACAGATAATGGACATGACTGGGGCGAATATTCGCGTTATTAAACAAACTTATGAGGATGGTCCTGTTCAGGAAAGGGTTCTTGTTCTCTTTGGATCTCAAAATGAAGTCGAGTTGGCACTCGAAAAGATTGCTCTTATGATTCAGGACGACACTGGGTTCAAACACTACACTTATATGAATTACCCTGAGCTGACGATTGCGTTAAACGGAAACGACCGGGCAATCAGGTACTACCAGAAGAAATTCGAGGCGGAAAACAAGTGTAAGAAAAATTCTAATGTTAAAATCTAA
- a CDS encoding uncharacterized protein (Tap579b07.q1c.cand.106 - score = 37.48;~SMART 1 transmembrane domain at aa 97-119;~2 probable transmembrane helices predicted for TA10570 by TMHMM2.0 at aa 7-29 and 97-119): MERYCKLTFVITIVLVTLSCVGHVNSLSFPSFSDFAQRFYNQSNDDNAEPATRYQYKPPRSDVTNPLESIPGLKVPKFLKILSKLSEPLSKEFPRNFRRNYACFLVLVAFLVAYGFYGYDRNKKWATKLCEEAMPVLEENFAYIEQDPKPPEEKGWNDFEMYASGRTSCKGLLITFQFVKRQCFWHEHFIRLLYSSKDMVAFDVQFEYLDQLLFAVCRKVNNKSFVTQYPHLLLFSYLYEGKDLPDCFRAYVNSTDKSVVQFASHVLHLVQPFINNLEYFYLSDVVSSESELVKRPVLSCCFRLRKKSEDFQNLVKTMINLVDYCKNFSMPQKLREAVTKERSEFEFAYNKMNR; this comes from the exons atggaacgttattgtaaattaacGTTCGTTATTACCATCGTTTTGGTTACACTTTCATGTGTTGGCCATGTAAACTCACTATCATTTCCTTCATTTTCag ACTTTGCACAGCGGTTCTATAACCAGTCAAATGATGATAACGCAGAACCTGCAACGAGATATCAATATAAACCTCCTAGATCTGATGTAACTAACCCTCTAG AAAGTATACCTGGACTCAAAGTTCCAAAATTcctgaaaatattatcaaagCTGTCAGAGCCCCTATCAAAGGAGTTTCCAAGAAATTTCAGAAGAAATTACGCCTGTTTCTTAGTTCTGGTCGCTTTTCTCGTTGCTTACGGATTTTATGGCTACGATCGTAACAAAAAATGGGCAACCAAATT GTGTGAAGAAGCAATGCCAGTGTTAGAAGAAAACTTTGCATATATAGAACAAGACCCGAAACCGCCAGAAGAGAAGGGTTGGAATGATTTTGAGATGTATGCGTCAGGAAGAACGAGTTGTAAAGGGTTACTAATTACATTTCAA TTTGTAAAGAGACAGTGCTTCTGGCACGAGCATTTCATAAGACTACTATATTCATCAAAGGACATGGTCGCATTTGATGTACAATTTGAATATCTG GATCAATTGTTATTCGCAGTTTGTAGAaaagttaataataaatcgTTTGTTACACAATATCCTCATTTG ttGTTGTTCTCGTACTTATACGAAGGTAAAGACCTCCCTGACTGTTTCAGAGCATACGTTAATTCCACTGATAAGTCTGTGGTTCAGTTTGCTAGCCACGTTTTACACCTCGTCCAGCCatttataaacaatttggagtatttttatttgtCTGACGTGGTATCATCGGAATCTGAATTAGTAAAAAG GCCCGTTCTCTCTTGTTGCTTTAGGCTGCGTAAAAAATCAGAGGATTTTCAAAACCTGGTTAAAACTATGATAAATCTGGTAGACTACTGTAAAAACTTCTCAATGCCACAGAAACTAAGAGAAGCTGTGACAAAAGAGAGGTCGGAATTTGAATTTGCATATAATAAGATGAATAGATAG
- a CDS encoding uncharacterized protein (Tap579b07.q1c.cand.105 - score = 9.84;~SMART RING (SM00184) at aa 30-90, E()=1.11e-01; ZnF_NFX (SM00438) at aa 33-46, E()=0.00e+00): MADVEQRPKFVVKKWSAVAVWSWKMSVDNCAICRNHIMDQCIECQAKNPKESQEITEEEGCTISWGACGHAFHLHCISKWLKTRRVCPLDNTQWDYRSDVL; the protein is encoded by the exons ATGGCAGATGTAGAACAAAGACCAAAGTTTGTTGTAAAAAAATGGTCGGCGGTGGCTGTATGGTCATGGAAAATGTCCGTAGATAATTGTGCTATCTGTAGGAATCATATCATGGATCAGTGTATAGAATGCCAG GCCAAAAATCCAAAAGAATCTCAAGAAATTACAGAGGAAGAAGGATGTACTATTAGTTGGGGAGCATGCGGTCACGCTTTTCACCTCCATTGCATATCTAAATGGCTTAAAACAAGACGTGTTTGTCCACTAGATAACACACAGTGGGATTACAGATCAGATGTgttataa
- a CDS encoding uncharacterized protein (Tap579b07.q1c.C.cand.45 - score = 27.45;~SMART 4 WD40 (SM00320) domains at aa 52-95, E()=3.98e+00; 239-278, E()=2.48e-04; 282-327, E()=7.13e+00; 355-395, E()=5.11e+01), with protein sequence MYNKVLKVCNYDTSKPLMPEKALIRILMANNFQDNFQSSDNSTKGKVNHDKTTSVRHESPSHASLKIRSKVRTMVFNSNGTRLYIATRDSVYLFNVQSMAVEHTLHLKTTTLIAHPKHPNIFALLVQGSSQSKPSVKVFDAKYTESKSYKVDLTLVCVITSAFNENWYTGCWSLDGKYMALVDREDTLQVVEFGNTFKDIQLKENSSIKLDSEAYGIIYTKDHLVIHRVDGHLQVFSLDLKDCFVERAHSHIVTASAFDPNQNILATGGSDHVVNLFDVDSQMVCVATFPRLEGQVSSLSFSSNGTLLAWGTKDSAPCPIDDATVIDSTLESSTSSSKETEDKPPQYYLTIAGVDPSEIYYQHSTPSPVVHVAFSPNKSLLAYACDYDSFTRVGKTSHGNLVGFLHF encoded by the exons atgtataataagGTGTTAAAGGTCTGTAATTATGACACCTCTAAACCTCTGATGCCGGAAAAGGCACTAATAAGAATTTTAATGGCCAATAACTTCCAAGATAATTTCCAATCCTCTGATAACTCAACAAAAGGTAAAGTCAATCATGATAAAACTACTAGTGTAAGACATGAATCTCCATCTCATGCAAGTTTGAAGATAAGAAGTAAAGTAAGGACGATGGTATTTAATTCAAATGGAACAAGATTGTACATAGCAACTAGAGATTCCGTTTATCTGTTCAATGTCCAATCTATGGCGGTAGAACACACTCTACATTTAAAAACAACGACACTAATTGCACACCCAAAACACCCAAATATTTTCGCTCTTCTAGTTcag GGTTCCTCTCAATCTAAGCCTTCCGTTAAAGTTTTTGATGCGAAATACACAGAATCCAAAAGTTATAAGGTTGATTTAACGTTAGTTTGTGTAATCACAAGTGCATTTAACGAGAACTGGTACACTGGATGCTGGTCCTTGGATGGGAAGTATATGGCTCTGGTAGATCGGGAGGATACTCTACAGGTTGTAGAGTTTGGCAACACATTTAAGGATATCCAGTTGAAGGAAAACTCTTCAATAAAACTTGATTCTGAAGCTTATGGCATAATTTATACCAAGGATCACTTGGTTATACACAGAGTAGATGGCCATTTACAGGTTTTTTCTCTTGATTTGAAGGATTGTTTTGTCGAAAGAGCTCACTCACACATTGTTACAGCCTCTGCATTTGACCCGAATCAAAACATTCTTGCCACCGGGGGAAGCGATCACGTTGTAAACCTCTTCGATGTAGACTCACAAATGGTATGTGTAGCAACATTTCCGAGACTTGAAGGCCAAGTATCGAGTTTATCCTTCTCCTCTAACGGAACCCTGTTGGCTTGGGGAACAAAAGACTCAGCTCCTTGCCCTATAGATGATGCTACCGTAATTGATTCAACCTTGGAATCCAGTACCTCTTCCTCTAAAGAAACAGAAGACAAACCTCCTCAATATTATCTCACAATCGCAGGTGTAGACCCCTCagaaatatattatcaacatAGCACACCTTCGCCAGTTGTTCACGTTGCATTTTCCCCAAATAAATCACTTTTGGCCTATGCCTGTGATTACGACTCATTCACAAGGGTGGGTAAGACCTCCCATGGGAACCTCGTTGGCTTTTTAcacttttaa
- a CDS encoding uncharacterized protein (SMART 5 transmembrane domains at aa 170-192, 205-239, 317-339, 346-368 and 388-410;~5 probable transmembrane helices predicted for TA10555 by TMHMM2.0 at aa 170-192, 205-239, 317-339, 346-368 and 388-410) — protein MLFYLFYTFRFSHIESFLKYVVTECVSTLGLNSNPVSFRPKETTLESLPLYLFISILLKIRNDVKIITKSKPIDVNAEISAFSRKTFKNLPKPETVKLTHDVASEIERLRNIDFDALAKPNVEPELNYKDGNYRILMECVGIPIKKPLSEPDLDLKRIDDYLIIYKNPLVYIPTILVFSVSLPSFSYFLVYGKEVSRYSIRAITSFVLFFLIYNTLKSVYIIAIIVAIIASFLSFSIALKQLKYFNFGPRSMFQILEKLFRRKKGTNWMEHKIWIDFCDSVLMCSILKPTLQDFICHSSVNHRDVLYSFSSYNFRGMIIDILMCIFNFQVVLGLLIVVVPTKYAQNSVISLSCSYILMSGKKIFYTFNLRCFVLERFPAQFFDSNVTVSTSHLLMVLGTLLLSSITTFLNSNKHLK, from the exons atgttattttatttattttatacattcAGATTCTCACACATCGAATCTTTTCTCAAGTATGTTGTAACCGAATGTGTAAGTACTTTAGGACTTAATTCGAACCCAGTTTCATTTCGCCCAAAGGAAACAACCCTGGAATCCTTACCACTGTATTTGTTTATatctatattattaaaaatcaGAAACGATGTGAAGATAATAACGAAATCAAAACCGATAGACGTAAACGCTGAAATTTCGGCATTTTCCAGGAAAACATTCAAAAATCTACC gAAACCGGAGACTGTAAAGCTAACTCATGATGTGGCTTCTGAGATCGAACGCCTGAGAAATATTGAC TTTGATGCATTGGCAAAACCTAACGTGGAACCGGAATTGAACTATAAAGATGGTAACTATAGAATATTAATGGAATGTGTAGGAATACCTATCAAGAAACCATTATCTGAACCAGATTTGGACTTGAAAAG AATTGATGActatttgataatttacaaGAATCCTCTGGTGTATATACCAACAATTCTAGTCTTTTCGGTGTCTTTACCCTCATTTTCATACTT TCTGGTATACGGGAAAGAGGTTTCAAGGTATTCTATCAGAGCAATAACCTCATTCGTGttattctttttaatatacaacACACTAAAAAGTGTGTACATAATAGCAATAATAGTAGCTATTATAGCTTCCTTCTTATCCTTCAG TATCGCATTAAAACAACTCAAGTATTTCAATTTTGGACCAAGAAGTATGTTTCAAATTctagaaaaattatttaggCGTAAGAAAGGAACCAATTGGATgg aaCATAAAATATGGATAGATTTTTGTGATTCTGTTCTCATGTGTAGTATTCTCAAACCTACTTTACAAGATTTTATTTGTCATTCTTCAGTTAATCACAGGGA TGTTCTATATTCTTTTTCTAGCTATAATTTCAGGGGTATGATTATAGATATTCTTATGTGTATCTTCAATTTTCAGGTTGTTCTGGGCTTATTAATAGTCGTGGTACCAACTAAATACGCACAAAACTCAGTGATCTCATTATCTTGCTCATATATACTTATGTCTggtaaaaaaatattttatactttCAACCTTAGGTGTTTCGTACTTGAACGATTTCCTG CTCAATTTTTCGATAGTAACGTAACAGTTTCTACTTCTCACCTTCTAATGGTTCTTGGGACACTTCTCCTGTCAAGTATCACAACCTTCCTTAATAGCaataaacatttaaaataa
- a CDS encoding uncharacterized protein (Tap579b07.q1c.C.cand.47 - score = 53.95;~SMART pfam:efhand (PF00036) at aa 477-505, E()=3.40e-06) translates to MLGIAFRSLVRRSEVSASKPFGSLNDCFKLFETNNSVPTQELYDAFKYLASDNTVRKDAIKDERYPSILNQLDTRLSTLNSSYLGNFALRLVLLSQSNNYLGSNRNDVNVEQTKKVIEKIATTMIDKGGHVKEISQVAYAASSLGVVNHPIFDYEKQQLTLNIDLATPDSLNLSLQTAYKRGTRDRVYLALLCEKLSELTDRFTANDVVMTLRSLSKTGLLKGFLLRRLFTLMMDNLDQFSESQLIQCSYRLATLKFFTSNNFKTVFNILKPKLEDLPFHLKVELLAASYLSNVETDNEDMLNFLDSIKLDQDYDLLNLADYVYASAYYKRYGDRLQKAVSSMFSKTPFIARKYALLAKEALDSISLESKLKINIPDAWKEALDNFEKTEIERMESQPIYQESKKILESTGKFKYLQKVGPYLVSFVDDERKLCIDVEYGTLISNLSLKLRNLNALGYKASVVRYWEWRRLKTEKNELKYAFRLYDKDYDGKLSFNTFKTLIKSIGIHLTKGELEFLEYEESVRGGFTLENLYALGESFYTNSVIKGKVMESLKEHFNNSTYLDKFELKKVLIKLGNQLRASEQEIESFFKFYINDEVSKNFTVERFVDE, encoded by the exons ATGTTAGGAATCGCCTTTAGAAGTTTGGTGAGAAGGTCGGAAGTTTCAGCCTCAAAACCATTTGGAAGCCTAAACGACTGCTTCAAACTTTTTGAAACTAATAATTCAGTCCCAACTCAAGAATTATATGACGCTTTTAAGTACCTCGCCTCTGATAACACAGTCAGAAAAGATGCAATAAAAGATGAACGATACCCTTCAATCCTTAACCAGCTAGATACACGTCTGAGCACATTAAATTCCTCATACTTGGGGAATTTTGCACTCAGACTGGTTTTATTATCACAGTCGAACAACTACTTGGGAAGCAACCGCAATGATGTGAACGTCGAACAAACAAAAAAAGTAATTGAGAAAATAGCAACAACGATGATTGATAAAGGAGGACATGTTAAGGAAATCAGTCAAGTAGCATACGCAGCATCGAGTTTGGGGGTGGTAAACCATCCGATTTTCGATTATGAAAAACAACAACTTACACTAAATATCGATCTGGCAACTCCGGACTCACTAAACTTATCACTACAGACGGCATATAAGAGAGGAACAAGAGATAGAGTTTATTTGGCACTTTTGTGTGAAAAACTGTCAGAACTTACTGACAGATTCACTGCAAACGATGTAGTTATGACACTAAGATCACTATCAAAAACAGG GCTGTTGAAAGGGTTTCTATTGCGTAGACTTTTTACTCTAATGATGGACAATCTTGACCAATTTTCAGAGTCTCAACTCATTCAGTGCTCATACAGACTTGCGACACTCAAGTTCTTCACTAGTAACAATTTTAAGACCGTTTTCAACATTCTCAAGCCGAAACTTGAAGACTTACCATTTCACCTAAAAGTTGAG TTACTTGCTGCAAGTTATTTGAGTAACGTCGAGACAGACAATGAAGATATGCTTAACTTTCTGGATTCTATAAAATTGGACCAGGACTACGATCTTTTGAACTTGGCCGACTACGTGTATGCATCTGCTTATTACAAAAGATATG GGGATCGACTCCAAAAGGCAGTTTCAAGCATGTTTAGTAAAACTCCGTTTATTGCCAG GAAATACGCTTTACTTGCAAAAGAGGCTCTTGACTCTATTTCCCTAGAGTCCAAGTTGAAGATAAACATACCAGATGCCTGGAAGGAGGCGCTGGACAACTTTG aaaAAACTGAAATCGAGAGGATGGAAAGTCAGCCAATTTACCAAGAATCCAAAAAAATTCTAGAATCGACTGGAAAATTCAAATACTTGCAGAAAGTTGGACCTTATCTAGTTTCATTTGTGGACGATGAGCGAAAATTATGTATCGATGTGGAATACGGCACTCTGATCAGCAATTTATCGTTAAAATTAAG GAACCTCAATGCACTTGGATATAAGGCATCTGTAGTTAGATATTGGGAATGGAGAAGACTAAAAACAGAA AAGAATGAGCTGAAGTACGCCTTCAGATTGTATGATAAGGATTACGATGGGAAACTCTCGTTCAATACCTTTAAAACTCTTATCAAATCTATAGGAATCCACCTTACTAAGGGCGAATTGGAGTTTCTAGAATATG AGGAAAGTGTCCGGGGAGGGTTTACGCTCGAAAACTTATACGCTCTCGGGGAATCCTTTTACACAAATTCTGTTATAAAGGGAAAGGTTATGGAATCCCTGAAAGAACACTTCAACAATTCCACCTATTTGGACAAATTTGAGCTTAAAAAGGTCCTAATTAAACTAG GGAATCAATTGAGGGCCAGTGAGCAGGAAATTGAATcgttttttaaattttacataaatGATGAAGTAtcaaaaaattttacaGTTGAAAGATTCGTTGATGAGTAA
- a CDS encoding histone H4, putative (Tap579b07.q1c.C.cand.48 - score = 31.86;~SMART H4 (SM00417) at aa 16-90, E()=1.33e-26): MSGRGKGGKGLGKGGAKRHRKVLRDNIQGVTKPAIRRLARRGGVKRISGLIYEEVRGVLKVFLENVVKDSVTYTEHARRKTVTAMDVVYSLKRQGRTLYGFGG; the protein is encoded by the coding sequence ATGTCAGGACGTGGAAAGGGTGGAAAAGGTTTAGGAAAGGGTGGAGCTAAGCGCCATCGTAAGGTATTGCGTGACAACATTCAAGGTGTTACTAAACCAGCCATAAGGAGGTTGGCACGTAGGGGTGGTGTTAAGCGTATATCAGGTTTGATATATGAGGAGGTTAGAGGTGTTTTGAAGGTTTTCCTTGAAAATGTTGTTAAGGATTCCGTTACTTACACTGAGCACGCCCGTAGGAAGACTGTCACTGCCATGGACGTTGTCTATTCACTTAAGAGACAAGGAAGAACCCTTTACGGTTTCGGTGGTTAA